The Streptococcus oralis genome segment GCTGCAGAAGTAGAAGCCATTATCGACGGACGTGATCCAGTCGAAGTGACTCCAGCAGACTTCCCAGCCTTAGAAAATGGATTTTCTCAAGCAACTCGTAACTCGAGTCAGGATGCCTTGAATGTTGTAGCAGCTAAGTTGCCAACCTTCCTAGGTGGATCAGCTGACCTTGCTCACTCAAACATGACTTATATCAAAACGGACGGACTTCAAGACGACGCTAAACGCTTGAACCGTAACATTCAGTTTGGTGTTCGTGAATTTGCAATGGGAACGATCTTGAACGGGATGGCCCTTCATGGTGGGCTTCGTGTTTACGGTGGTACTTTCTTTGTCTTCTCTGACTATGTGAAAGCAGCTGTCCGTTTGTCAGCATTGCAAGGACTTCCTGTGACTTATGTCTTCACCCACGATTCAATCGCGGTTGGTGAAGATGGTCCAACTCACGAACCAGTTGAACACCTAGCAGGTCTTCGTGCTATGCCAAATCTCAATGTTTTCCGCCCAGCAGATGCGCGTGAAACCCAAGCAGCTTGGTACCTTGCAGTGACAAGTGAGAAAACACCAACCGCCCTCGTCTTGACACGTCAAAACTTGACTGTTGAAGAAGGAACAGACTTTGGCAAGGTTGCTAAAGGTGCCTATGTTGTCTATGAAAATGCAGCAGACTTTGATACCATCTTGATTGCGACAGGTTCAGAGGTCAATCTAGCTGTTGCAGCTGCCAAAGAATTGGCTAGTCAAGGCAAAAAAGTCCGTGTAGTCAGCATGCCATCTACAGATGTCTTTGACGCACAAGACGCAGCATACAAGGAAGAAATCCTTCCAAATGCAGTTCGTCGTCGTGTTGCAGTCGAAATGGGCGCAACTCAAAACTGGTACAAATATGTCGGTCTTGATGGTGCAGTTCTTGGAATTGATACCTTCGGAGCATCTGCCCCAGCACCAAAAGTATTGGCGGAGTACGGATTTACAGTTGAAAATTTAGTCAAAGTCGTTCAAAACTTGAAATAATCGCAGAAATCAGAGTGAAAGCTCTGATTTTTTTATCATCATAAAAGTAAGGCACAACCTTGTAAAAGTAGCTGAAATTTGATATAGTAGTCCTATGTAAAAGACAAAGGAGAAAACAATGAATCCAAATATTACTTTTTTAATCATGCTTGTAGGTATGATGGCCTTGATGTTCTTTATGCAACGTTCTCAAA includes the following:
- the tkt gene encoding transketolase translates to MSNLSVNAIRFLGIDAINKANSGHPGVVMGAAPMAYSLFTKQLRINPAQPNWINRDRFILSAGHGSMLLYALLHLSGFEDVSMDEIKNFRQWGSKTPGHPEFGHTAGIDATTGPLGQGISTATGFAQAERFLAAKYNREGYNIFDHYTYVICGDGDLMEGVSSEAASYAGLQKLDKLVVLYDSNDINLDGETKDSFTESVRDRYNAYGWHTALVEDGTDLEAIHAAIETAKVSGKPSLIEVKTVIGYGSPNKQGTNAVHGAPLGADETVATRQALGWDYEPFEIPAEVYADFKENVADRGASAYQAWTKLVADYKEAHPELAAEVEAIIDGRDPVEVTPADFPALENGFSQATRNSSQDALNVVAAKLPTFLGGSADLAHSNMTYIKTDGLQDDAKRLNRNIQFGVREFAMGTILNGMALHGGLRVYGGTFFVFSDYVKAAVRLSALQGLPVTYVFTHDSIAVGEDGPTHEPVEHLAGLRAMPNLNVFRPADARETQAAWYLAVTSEKTPTALVLTRQNLTVEEGTDFGKVAKGAYVVYENAADFDTILIATGSEVNLAVAAAKELASQGKKVRVVSMPSTDVFDAQDAAYKEEILPNAVRRRVAVEMGATQNWYKYVGLDGAVLGIDTFGASAPAPKVLAEYGFTVENLVKVVQNLK